From the genome of Malus sylvestris chromosome 13, drMalSylv7.2, whole genome shotgun sequence:
CGCGAATAAGGCGCTTTATACATTAATTTGCATGCCAGTATATCGTGTATAAATGATATAATATGTATTCTACTGTTCTAAACAGTTTAgattaaacattaaaaaatttacaCAGATGGATCAGATAATTTATAGGTGCACCATAATTAGCATAATTACTAGCATAATCTTCTTATTATAATAGTATGGAATGTAAATGTACAAGGTACCAATCAAATCTTTGTGGGATTAATGTGGTAAATCATgattcatgaggcccaatatgcTCATTTTCATAATCTCCAAAGATCTGCATCTGTATTCTCTGCAGAAGCCACTAGCACTGCCCAAATTAATGCGATAAAGAACaagtttttctcttctttttttatttattattattttcaaacaaaaaacgaTTTGGGTTCCGACTAAATAGAAATATAACTTTAGGAACTTCGGCCAAGCACATCCTGTTCATattggttttaattttattatttttgtttatgttggTGATCGTTGTTAATTATGTAGCAATTATATGATGAAGACTCAAATTTTTGTGATCAATATTGCAAGGGGCCACTTTCcttgagttttattttttattttttctacttTTGGTTTACCCTCGCTCTCAAGAAATGTATATTGACAGGGGAGGTATATTATGGTAACCCCTATCCTAATATAATGGAACGCATAAATGCATACATAATTCCATATATTTTATAGATCAAATGTAGGCAATTTCATGTAGTTGGCAGTTGGCACGTAAAAAAAAGATCCAACTCACTTTCATGATATTTAACTCCATCGATTGACATGGAAAATAATTGTATAAACTTTATATTTTAGGGCTAGTTATGTTAtaatacaacaacaaagtcttatctcATTAAGTCGGGTCGACTATAGTGGTGGATCAaagatttgaattttgggtGATCTTGCTCTTATAGGTCTAAGATTTTTAGACAGAAACAGAGAGGAAAACAAGcaaaaatttcaatttattaATTGAGATATTTCGTCGAATACTTGGTGGGCTTGTTGTTATTTGACGCGCACATGTCAACATATATTGAGACAATCTGTCGAGTGCTATCAGCACAACAGGTCTCTGTCAAGATATATTAGTAAACATTACATATAACACTTGGTGAGAACAAAAAGGATCCGTACCTAATATTCGGAAGGTCATCAGAAGACCTTCACATATATATTTCCCGGATTCCGGGTGGTTCTAGGACCACCTTGGTCCTAATGTACATCTGCCTCTTGTCAGCTATATGAATTCTAGAACGCCACTGCGCTCGATTTTGCGTCGTGTCTTCTGTTAGATAAAAGTACTTCatatcttttcttaaagtctctttcCAAATCTTTCTAAGTCTTCCTCTATTCCTTTTGTTCTAAACCTCTActctaataaaaaagaaaaagatgctAAGAATTATCCACAGCcaacacagaaaaattattacaaGCATAAATATTACAACAAAAAAGTAGGTCAGGGCATCATCCCAATAACCAGAAGCATTGAACCCTAGATGTGTTATGTCATCATAAGTTTCCATTGTTAGTAAATTATAATCATTACACTCACTATATAGTGGAGGCAAATATGCCATGATTCTAGCTTGAGCAACCATTTTGTACAGTTCCCTTAGCAAAACCCTAGCACTGAAAGGGACATACACAACCATTTGGACCAAAAGATATAAGTTCTGCAGAATCTTAACTGCTCACACAAATATATGCATGTCGGAAGTGAAATATACCAAATAATATGTATATGCATGAACCAAATTGCTAGCTAGCTTTCATGCACAAATAATTGTTGGAGATCGAGTGTTCCTCTTTAACTTTAGCTTTATATATATCGTACAGAATCATTTTTTATCAAGTGGTGCTGCTTTAAAATGCAAATAACTTTGTTTCTGTGCTGTAATCTATGAAATTAAGGATGGACCACGCACTAGAGTTCTATGGCCCTTTTCCTTTCTATCTTCCTCCCAAGGTATAAGTTACAATTGGCATTACTATATATAGTAAAGAGCCTGCCTGATTAACCACTTCAATCACATCATAAGTTTAAGAAACCCAGACACGGAAAACAAAAATGTTAAAACTTTGTATAAAATATATCCTAATTTAACAGAGATTTCTTACAGAATGACTAAAATTATTGACGGTGGTCAAACTCATAaatcacttctatcgattttaaatctcatagATCAAAATGAAGAGTTATACAAATCTCATATACCATTTTGGATAGAAAAAGacctaaaatataatatatttaaatgtaTATACAGATATACTACATATTGTTTCTCATTCTGCTTGATAAACAGAAGCTTGCAACTGTATCAGTGGCTTGAAAAGTCGGACACTTCATGATGTAGCTAGCTCGCTTGggcaaaacaaacacatttgtGAACTATAAAGCTAGGGCATGCAAGTCCCACTAGAACTATAATGCTCAATTAAGCTTTTAAGTCATGTCTATGAGTCTGTTTTTCTCCCGATATGCATCTACAATTTCTGCTTACGGTTTGTGGAGTATTTTTTTAACCATGTACAAGAgcatgatatgattaagaattttATGGTTTATTTCTTTAGACTCTTTGACCAAATAAATAACGAAAATATGCATCCACATGCGCTTGAGCActgtaaattttttaaatttgtttaaatGGAGATGAACCATATTGATTTTACAAACTACTAAGGGCGGATGTATATTGGGATCCAGGTGTTCTCATAATCGCTAGGAGACCGGGAAACAAGCACCTGAAGGTCATCTAGGAACCTTCAGAATATTTGATATGGGTCTCCTTTGTACCCACCAAGTGTTTGATGTAATATTTGATAGGTATATCTCAACAACACTCGACAAGTTGCATAGGCAACACTCGACAAATGCTCTTGATAGCACTCATTAGATTGCTTTGGCAAATGTCGAGTTGACATATGCGCAACATGGTTCGCATGACGACAACAAGCCCACTTAGTGTTCGATGAAATATCTTTATtaataaattgaaatttgtttgCACGCTATGTTTCTATCTACAAACTTAGATCTTTGACATTGAGACctttcaaagttcaaatccTAAATCCACCACTGCAAACCATAGCAGTAGGCCAGTAATTAACCATTGCATTATTAAAGTAGGAGTAATACTATAGTTTTTTCTCTGTTTAAAGGTGGTGTTGCTGGTCTAGGAACTCTAGGTGATAGGTGATTTTGTCACTGTGTGAAACGgacaaagaaatcaaagatCGAATGAGTTCCAAAACAACTTTTGTTAAGGGAATCGTATTCCAATTGaggcattttttttataattatattcTCTCATAATGTTAGGATGCCAGTTCCAAATTCAAATCCACTTTAAATGGTGAACACATTTGTCTTTAGGAATCTCAGAGAACTTCGATGGGGATCCTCCGAATAACTTTCACAAAAATATGGTTAATGGAGAAAATGGCATGCtaacttttgagttttgaacTTTAGTTGAATATAGTAAGCTAATTATTAACTCGGGAAAATCAAATCAATTTATTGGTAAAAGAGTTCCTTTAGAAAGGCAATTTGAAGAGCATGAGAAAGAGAGGGAATACCCTTTACATTTAGTTGAAGGGAGAGGACACTAAACCAGGATTCGGAATATTGTGCTTTGAGTTGGATCAAAAGTGATTGGGTTCCTCAAAAACGGCACTTGATAGGGCcattatactttttttttaaggagCTAATTAAAGTATGGAGAAACACCATCTACCTCATGAAGAGCTAATATGCCTGCTTTATGACATGTTAGTTCTTCATAAGAGAGCTCTACCTCATAAAGTGCGTGGTTCGCCGAAAATAGAGGTGATTTTCGGCGTCAGGATAAGGAGACAGATGATTATGGCAAACCTGTAGAAACTCCATTGAGAGATAATATGCCTGCTTACGTTCAGTCTGTCATAGTACTCATAGGTAATTTTCTTAGTAACAATGAGCATATCACGAACACTTTAAGCAGTGGCGTAGCATCCTTACGAAGCGCGAACGATCCGATAGAGAAAGAGGGTGTGAATTCGGCATGGTATTTGATATTCAATGCAATGGACGAAGAATCTGGAGCATTTGTAGCCAAACTACCTGAAACAGTTGACCAAATGTAACAATTTCATAGTTTCTCGTCAATTAACAACTTCATGAAGTTTATATAAATGAATGAATATTGAAAGTGCTTTAACAACATAGAAAAAGTTGAAATGCTTCTCGGTTAGCAAAATACATGGAAGAGAGAATTTCAACTTGCTTCTgagaaaacacttttgagctGAAGTGCTTTCCAGAGAAGCATTTTCAAACGACCTATGATTGGTCTCCTATATTGAAATTTCAACGACGGGGCAATGAAATCTTCAAAGTGAGACTGTGATGAACCCCTTTGACTTAAAACTGATATGGCAAAGTAAATTCCCACCTCAGCTGAGATGGGTAGAGAGCGCTTATGCATTTGGCTATGAAAGCATCAATCTTTTCactttgtgaaaaaaaaaaaaaaaaaaaaaaaacccacgtTGCAACCAAAAGTTTATatcaaaaggaaacaaatttAACCAAGCCTTGTTGGGTTTGAGTGGCGACATCTTTCCCATCAGTCGTCACGTTCTTCACACGAAGCTGCCTCCTTGCTCGGCTGCCAGAACAAAAGGTTGTTATAAAGAAGAGTCTTGAGTTTCTCCTTTTGTGGTTGGAGTCTGTGAAGCTTGAGACGAACTTTGACGGCTTTGCCGCCATTGCTTTCTCAGTATCCCTCTGAGAAAGCAGCAAGGAGAGAATTAGTGAAAGAGAGAGTGTGTTACCTTTTGTCTGCTTATCTTCCTCATGTTTGAGAGGACGGAAATGTTTTGATTCGTCATTTTCCAACGTCTCCACGATTAAtcttttttcaattaattgGCTAGTCCAACTAaagaaattttttgttcttGCTCCATGTTCTTTTGATCCTAAAAAGTTTAGGTGGAGGGGAGGCTACCCCATTCCAGAGTTCAAGCATTTCACAAGTTTCCTTGAGGACTTGGAGATCTTAGCCcttcttttggtttttacatTGCCCATCAAGAAGGATTGTCAATAGGTAGACTTGAACCTAGACTTTGATCTAGTGAAAAAAAAACGATCCTTACCAACTCAACCAACCATCTTTCACTTAACTGGAAATTTGGCACAATTATTTGCATGATGATTGTTTCTGCATTTCCTTGAAATTTCTTGAAATGTATGTAAGATTTTGATCTCACTTTTAGCCAAGACAAGTGGGCCTTTCCATTATCCTAACAAGTTACCCTACCATGCAAGCAACTACcaccttcttttttcttttctttatttttttagaaaactcAACTACCACCTTCTTTTGGTGACTCTTGCCCCTTCAAATTGCAACTAGCCACTTTGATTTTGTGGTGTTTTTGTTTGGCTGagaatttgatttttcctttacGCTAATTCAATTTTCAAATCATCCTTTTTAAGAGATTATGTTGTTGTTCATCCATTTCTggcgagaaatttttttttagtgtgacAGTCTTATGTCGTTTGGTGTTACTAATTCAGTATTATATATGGGTCAACAACATTACAGATATTTCGTAAAAATTATGGTACATTATTTATAAACATATTATACATGAAAAGAGCTAAAAACATTAGATGACAGTTTAACAATCACACTGAAAAAGTAGTCACAACACAAAAGATTGATCCCTAATAATTTTAGAACAAACTAACTATCAGGTAGTCTAACGATATTTCTCTTCAACAAACGATAAAAGAAGTCTCAATCTTCAATTACTCTCACGAAagattaaaacaaacaaattctGGAATGAAATAAAGGTTTGGGCCACCCAATCACTTCCTCTCATTGAACCCAAAATGAGGGACCCAATTAAAGACCATTCGAGATTTTCCTTCGCTCAACAACAAAGCCCGCCCATTGCCAATGGACCACAGTCCTCGGTGGCCATCTGGTTCACCCACGTGGCAACACGTGGCGTGCAAAAATATTTTGACAATAATCTTTTATTTATCCATAAAAATAAGATTagaaataaccaaaaaaaaaaaaaaaagtgagaaaaaTTGAGGAGGGAAGAAGTTAAAATCCTTCCCAACGGTCTCTCAAAGTTGGACCTTGGACTCGGAGGATGTTAGAGCCGTCCAGTTCCTCTGCTTTTTCGCGGCGCCTTTCTCTGATTTTTCTCACAACCACAGAGAAGGAAAATAAATACTTCTCCATAGAAAACCCTTTGTTTCTCTCCAATTTCTTCAGTAATTCCTCTTCTTGTTTCAAGCACAAACCAAACCCATAACCCAAAAACCGCGGCAGTTTGTGTAAGAAACACTGCCAAGTTTCGATTTTTATCGACATTTCTCGGTACATTTGTGGTTCTTGATCATAACCCATGTGTAATTTTCGGTCGACAAGTTTCAGTTTGATCTTCTATTGCTAAATTCGCAATCTTTTGCAGGCGTGACCACTTTGACAATTATTTGGTTTTTTGGCAAAATGTTTGGGTTTAAGAAATCGCCTGCAAAGATTGGAAAGCAAGGTTCTGTAGACCCAGGTTTTCAAGCTGATTCAGACGAGGGGAAGAACACGCTTAACCCCGCGAGAAGAACTTCTTCGGAACCTATGCTTATCACCCCGGATTTCAGCAACGAAAAAAAACCATTAGAGCAGCAGAGTATGCAAGAGTTAGAGAAATATGCTGTTAACAAGTCCGAGGAGACAACAAAGAGTgtcaacaattgcctcaggaTTGCAGAGAACATCAGAGGGGATGCTACAAGGACCCTTGACATGTTGCACCAGCAGGGTGAGCAAATTACAAGGACTCACATGGCGGCTGTTGATATCGATAAGGATTTGAGTCGGGTAATCTCTCCTTCTTGTTAGGGTTTTGTAATCTAGatgattttagtttttcttGTGACACAAGAAACTATGAAACCCGAAGAGGAGCAGCATTTTTTATCGTAAATACCTAATGATGCATTCTGAAAACAGGGTGAGAAGATTTTAAACAATCTTGGAGGCATGTTCTCAATGCCTTGGAAGCCGAAGAAGACCAAGGATATTTCGGGACCCGATCTGTCATTAGGTTTGCTTCTGCTATAATCTGCTTGCTTCATTTCTTGATTCTTCAAAACCTCATGAAGTTTTTTGTGTATGGTGATCATGCTCAGCTTCTGCACCCAAAAAAGCTGACCCACAGCAGAGGGAAAAGTTGGGTTTAGGTCCGAAAGGGCGGTCAGCTCCTGCGACGCCTCCTCCAGAAGGCTCAGGTGCCATGCAGAAAGTCGAGGTTAGTGTTTGCGATTAAGATTATCAAGAATGTGGCCACGTGCTCTCCCGATTTTACTTATTTTGGGATTGGTTTGTGAATAACAGTATGAGAAGGCAAAGCAAGATGATGGACTTTCAGATCTAAGTAACATTTTGGGGGATTTGAAGGGTATGGCTATGGACATGGGAAATGAACTCGACAGGTCAATATCTTTGTTCTTCGCTGTGAACTTTCTTCGTGATTTGCATCTATATCTCTGCATTGTTGTTAAGTAATTTGGAAAAATGCAGGCAAAACAAAGCCATCGATAATCTCTCTGACGATATTGACGAAGTTAACTCTCGAGTGAAAGGTGCCAATCAACGTACACGCCGTTTGCTTGAGTGAAGGCCAACACTCTTAGAAATACCGGCAAGCAGTCAACAGAAAATTTgcaatttatttttgaatgtatATAACTGGTTCCCCCCTATTTGGGATATACATGCAATAAAATGAGCCTTTATGTTCAAATCTGTCAAAAACCATGAGCCtatatagttttgcattcctaTTTTCTTCTCctctactctttttttttcgcAGTTTTTGGTTCgaacaaataaaataagatcCAGGGACGGGGCAGAAATAAGGGGATGATGGCGGGAAGAGAACGGAAGTGAAAGTCACTACCGACACCAAATGTGTGCAGAAAGTTTGAATATTTACAAGCACAGCAATCTGCAGTTGTCGGAGCTCAGGTTTCCTCACTCTTCACAGGAGTCCAGTTACTTCCTGGAACGGCCTTTTTCCTGGAATATGAAATGTAACCCACAACGTATCCTATAAAAACCCCAAGCACCAACACACTTGCTCCCTTCACAAACCAAGAGAATGTAGACTCCCCACTGCTCCTAATAACCCCAGCATCACCACTGCTACCGATATTAACAGACTTGATACCGCCTCCACCGGCTCCACTACCGCCGAGAACTTGGCCTGAAGCCAGAATCTCCACCGTGTCGTGCACCTTCCCATCATGGTTTCCAACATAAGTAAGTGTAAGCTTCTTCCTTGTGGCAACCAACCTAGTGTACCCAAATTCACCACCGCGGTATAAAGACCGCTCTGGCTGTGGGTACACTGGGTCAGTTGGATGATCTGGTCTAGGCTCCCAGATCGGTTGCCAGTCTTGGCCACCCatcccaatcacaacatgaatAGGTCCAACACTCCCACAAGTATAGTTTACCAACTGACAAAACCTCTCGTATCTGTGTACATGTCCCCATAGTGCAAGATTTACATTGTTCTTCACAAACAGAGGCTCCAAATGCTCCAGCATTTTCACCCTCAAAGGAGCATCACCTCTCTCGTAGCTTGTTGTGTACATTGGCCTATGTCCTTGCACCACCACAAATGGCGTCTTCCTCCTATCCACCGCCTCCAAATCCCGCTTAATAAATTCCAATTGCTTGCTTCCTTCAACAAAATTGGTCTCAGTTGAAATGTACACAAAATGTACCGACCCAACATCAAACGAATAGTAAAGATTTCGTGTAGCTGGGGCACTTGTTCCAGTCGGTTCAGATGAGTTTCCTGGCATGTTGAACTTAAGACTGTAGGGCACCCCACATTCTCCCCCACCATCTGTCCCATACATTGTTGCCCACTCCGGTTTCCATGGCTGCAACGGCCAATCATACTCGTGATTTCCAATACAAACATGGTATGGAAGCTTGGATGCAAGGGGCTCAATTTGGATGAAGAATTGATCCCACAACCACGAGTACCCTCTCGCGTAGCTTATGTCTCCGATGTGGGACACAAAAGCGGGCTTTTCACCAAGAGCTTCAACATCCCGGAGGATCCATTTCACAGTGGCTATGCTCTCGTCTTGTGTCCGAAGAAACGTTGCATAAGGTGTTGCAGTCCCCATGTCACCAAACATAAAGGCCGTAGTTTCGTCCGAGTCCTCGTTTCGTGCGACAAAGCTGTGCGTTTTGCTCCATCCTTCAGAATCACTTCCGACCTGATCACAGAACACTTCCTGTCAGGTCCTCTTGAAATGCTTGTTAGAAAGCACTTCTCTTCAGTTCATGAGTGATTttactaaaagcacttttattaGAAGTACATCGAAAGTTCGAAACTTTTAATAGAAATTAAAGTGCTTTCGGAACTGCCTCCTAAAAAAGCTACTCTGAATACACTTCCAAGTTCCAAACATTCGTAATCAAACTTGTTAAGAATTTAACTAGAACAGTAAAATGTAAATTTTACCTTGTAATAATATCTGACGCCTTTTCCCAGTCGGGTCATGACCGCATCGTGGATAAACCCGGGATCTCTCCACCCGATACTGTTGTTGGCGGGTGCATCGCACATGTGCTCCCTTTCATACCTCCCCACACGTGCCACCACCACGTCTTCGAGCGAGTCCTCCCTCTGACCGTATCGAACCTTTCTCTCCCCGCCGTCTGGGGTCACGAACATGACCCGCATCTCGTCATCTCCGTCCGTGTAAGCGAGGTGGATCTGATCCGGAACACGACCCGATTCGAAGCTAAGCTCGTCATCTGAGGTGGCGAGCAGGTGGGCGGTGCCGGGGAGGGGGTTGTGGTCCTGGTCGACGTGGTTGGGGTCGACCTCGGACTCGTTCCAGCTGAAAATCCGGAAGGAGTAGTTCAATCGGAGATTGACCAGAGGGAGGGAAATGGAGCCGGACCCAGATTTCCATGTGGGGGCGGAGGAGAGGAACTTGTATCCTATAAAGTTGTCGTGGTGGGAGGAAGGGGGCGAGTAGATGCCGAGCCAGTCGAGTCGGGAGGGCGAGTCGATGCCGGACCATTGGATTAGGACGGAGTCGCCCGATTTGGAGAGGGAggttggggagagagagagtgaaacagTTTGGTGGGTCGGAGGGAAGAAGGtgaagaggaggaggatgaaAACGAAGGTTGTTGAAGGAACGGCCATGGCGATGGCGTATGAGGTGACTGATGAGCAATGGGTTTGGATTGGTAAATATCTATCAAAATAACATTTATTTAATACTCAGGCATATTCCTTATGGTTCTGCGGTATCAAAATCTATTTAGTCACTGTTCAatcttaattaatattaatcaattaattaatactGCCATTGTGTGTGTCAGAGCCAGCCCTGTGAGTGAATTAGGTCCTAAAAttgtgaattttattttattttattttcaatttttagtaggtgaattattgttttttcttaattacttaaatgttcaaccacttagtactacaaccTGATAGTATTCCTTTTTACTCGTAAGTAAgagtttgaatcacattattactagttcattgtgaggttaaaccTACCacttccccttagtgtaaataacatcgttcattcaaaaaaaaaaaaattacttaaagGTCCAgggttaaaatttttattttagttttgtggaatttttttattagtttgaaccacattattgctagctcactATAAGGCTAAGCCCCCCCTTTCCCTTTAGCgtaaataatatcgttcgttcaaaaaaaaattacttaaagGTTCAGGGgggttaaaatttttattttagttttgtggaatttttatattattttggtgAAAGTTATGTATTTAATAATAACAAAGTAAAACATGATGGAGGTAA
Proteins encoded in this window:
- the LOC126595013 gene encoding probable inactive purple acid phosphatase 2; protein product: MAVPSTTFVFILLLFTFFPPTHQTVSLSLSPTSLSKSGDSVLIQWSGIDSPSRLDWLGIYSPPSSHHDNFIGYKFLSSAPTWKSGSGSISLPLVNLRLNYSFRIFSWNESEVDPNHVDQDHNPLPGTAHLLATSDDELSFESGRVPDQIHLAYTDGDDEMRVMFVTPDGGERKVRYGQREDSLEDVVVARVGRYEREHMCDAPANNSIGWRDPGFIHDAVMTRLGKGVRYYYKVGSDSEGWSKTHSFVARNEDSDETTAFMFGDMGTATPYATFLRTQDESIATVKWILRDVEALGEKPAFVSHIGDISYARGYSWLWDQFFIQIEPLASKLPYHVCIGNHEYDWPLQPWKPEWATMYGTDGGGECGVPYSLKFNMPGNSSEPTGTSAPATRNLYYSFDVGSVHFVYISTETNFVEGSKQLEFIKRDLEAVDRRKTPFVVVQGHRPMYTTSYERGDAPLRVKMLEHLEPLFVKNNVNLALWGHVHRYERFCQLVNYTCGSVGPIHVVIGMGGQDWQPIWEPRPDHPTDPVYPQPERSLYRGGEFGYTRLVATRKKLTLTYVGNHDGKVHDTVEILASGQVLGGSGAGGGGIKSVNIGSSGDAGVIRSSGESTFSWFVKGASVLVLGVFIGYVVGYISYSRKKAVPGSNWTPVKSEET
- the LOC126595014 gene encoding putative SNAP25 homologous protein SNAP30 gives rise to the protein MFGFKKSPAKIGKQGSVDPGFQADSDEGKNTLNPARRTSSEPMLITPDFSNEKKPLEQQSMQELEKYAVNKSEETTKSVNNCLRIAENIRGDATRTLDMLHQQGEQITRTHMAAVDIDKDLSRGEKILNNLGGMFSMPWKPKKTKDISGPDLSLASAPKKADPQQREKLGLGPKGRSAPATPPPEGSGAMQKVEYEKAKQDDGLSDLSNILGDLKGMAMDMGNELDRQNKAIDNLSDDIDEVNSRVKGANQRTRRLLE